From the genome of Variovorax sp. RA8, one region includes:
- a CDS encoding PDR/VanB family oxidoreductase translates to MNSEIHWMPARITACRDLTPTVREFEITPESGVAAGYEPGSHLQVQVLVGVPGAGRMQTRHYSLVGEPDGLVWRIAVKRLDDGRGGSLAMWRLAPGDRLLVTQPQNHFGLDTTAPGYLLVAGGIGITPMVFMAQRLGALAARRGVPVRMLYGARSAEELAYLPLLQKALGGSQATSVQAHAGSAPIDFAAEIEALPPGGQLYTCGPVPMLEAVKRAWAAAGRPPADLRFETFGSSGRLPAQAFQVRIPRHGLSIEVPADCSLLEALEAAGVQTLWDCRRGECGLCAMDVLSVDGEIDHRDVFLSEHEKREGRRICACVSRAVGSITLDSAWRPDAP, encoded by the coding sequence ATGAACAGCGAAATCCACTGGATGCCTGCGCGCATCACGGCCTGCCGCGATCTGACGCCCACGGTGCGCGAGTTCGAAATCACCCCCGAGTCGGGCGTGGCGGCCGGTTACGAGCCCGGGTCCCATCTCCAGGTCCAGGTGCTGGTCGGGGTGCCTGGCGCAGGCCGGATGCAGACGCGCCACTACTCGCTCGTGGGCGAACCCGATGGCCTGGTGTGGCGCATTGCCGTCAAGCGCCTGGACGACGGCCGCGGCGGCTCGCTCGCGATGTGGCGCCTGGCGCCCGGCGATCGCCTGCTGGTGACGCAGCCGCAGAACCACTTCGGCCTCGACACCACGGCGCCCGGCTACCTGCTGGTGGCGGGCGGCATCGGCATCACGCCGATGGTCTTCATGGCGCAGCGCCTGGGCGCGCTGGCCGCGCGCAGGGGCGTGCCGGTGCGCATGCTCTACGGCGCGCGAAGTGCCGAGGAACTGGCCTATCTCCCGTTGCTGCAGAAGGCGCTTGGAGGCTCGCAAGCCACCAGCGTCCAGGCTCACGCCGGCAGCGCACCCATCGATTTCGCCGCCGAGATCGAGGCGTTGCCCCCTGGCGGTCAGCTGTACACCTGCGGACCGGTGCCGATGCTGGAAGCCGTCAAGCGCGCCTGGGCGGCAGCCGGGCGCCCGCCGGCGGACCTGCGCTTCGAGACCTTCGGCAGCAGCGGCCGGCTGCCCGCACAAGCCTTCCAGGTGCGCATTCCACGGCACGGCCTCAGCATCGAGGTACCGGCCGACTGCAGCCTGCTCGAAGCGCTCGAAGCCGCGGGCGTGCAGACGCTGTGGGATTGCCGTCGCGGCGAATGCGGCCTGTGCGCCATGGACGTGCTTTCCGTCGATGGCGAGATCGACCACCGCGATGTGTTCCTCAGCGAGCATGAGAAGCGCGAAGGCCGACGCATCTGCGCCTGCGTGTCGCGCGCCGTCGGCAGCATCACCCTCGATTCCGCGTGGCGGCCCGACGCGCCGTGA
- a CDS encoding phospholipase D-like domain-containing protein, producing the protein MNRIDDWLDWLPSPSQHLLVVTFALLVYVLTTRGRREHRAPATAIAWVMGLTLLPYLILPMYLLFGQRKLRPSGSPRPPRSVPAGHWAADLIESFGLAPPGPSAVRFHADGGAARDALWEVIEGARTRIDVCTFIIGDDALGHEAINRLSRRAREGVKVRVLLDGFGALSLPRHHFDTLREAGAEVAVFRPLFSLRRTGPRNLRNHRKLTIADDGWLWSGGRNLAGEYFLGNHEHPQPWRDLSFDLRGNVAVAAARQFDHDWASVRGRKPRAIAAAAPPAGELAQFLPSGPDQTEDTAHALLIDACFRAEHRLLAVTPYFVPGDGLRDALRLAARRGVQVTIAMPAQSNHRLADFVRARAMRDLARAGVSFRMLPFMAHAKAVVVDEQLALCGSINLDMRSLLLNHEAAVVFYGAEQIDWLAQWIETTASAGETYRARRPGLVRDVAEGLLLTIAFQL; encoded by the coding sequence GTGAACCGCATCGACGACTGGCTGGACTGGCTGCCCTCGCCGTCGCAGCACCTGCTGGTCGTGACCTTCGCGCTGCTGGTCTATGTGCTGACCACGCGCGGGCGGCGCGAGCATCGCGCGCCCGCCACCGCGATTGCCTGGGTCATGGGCCTGACGCTGCTGCCCTACCTCATCCTGCCGATGTACCTGTTGTTCGGCCAGCGCAAGCTGCGGCCTTCGGGTTCGCCCCGGCCGCCGCGCTCGGTGCCGGCGGGGCACTGGGCGGCCGACCTGATCGAGAGCTTCGGCCTCGCGCCCCCCGGGCCCAGCGCGGTGCGCTTCCATGCCGACGGCGGCGCGGCACGCGACGCGTTGTGGGAGGTGATCGAGGGCGCGCGCACGCGCATCGACGTCTGCACCTTCATCATCGGCGACGATGCGCTGGGCCACGAGGCGATCAACCGGCTGTCGCGGCGCGCGCGCGAGGGCGTCAAGGTGCGCGTGCTGCTCGACGGTTTCGGCGCCCTGTCGCTGCCGCGCCATCACTTCGACACGCTGCGCGAGGCCGGCGCGGAAGTCGCCGTGTTCCGCCCCCTCTTCAGCCTGCGCCGCACCGGCCCGCGCAACCTGCGCAACCACCGCAAGCTCACCATCGCGGACGACGGCTGGCTCTGGTCGGGCGGGCGCAACCTCGCGGGCGAGTACTTCCTCGGCAACCATGAGCACCCGCAGCCGTGGCGCGACCTGTCCTTCGATCTCCGGGGGAACGTGGCCGTGGCGGCGGCGCGCCAGTTCGACCACGACTGGGCCTCGGTGCGCGGGCGCAAGCCGCGCGCCATCGCCGCCGCCGCGCCGCCGGCGGGCGAGCTCGCCCAGTTCCTTCCCAGCGGGCCCGACCAGACCGAGGACACGGCCCATGCGCTGCTGATCGACGCCTGCTTCCGCGCGGAGCACCGGCTGCTCGCGGTCACGCCCTACTTCGTGCCCGGCGACGGCCTGCGCGATGCGCTGCGCCTGGCAGCACGGCGCGGCGTGCAGGTCACGATCGCGATGCCGGCGCAATCCAACCACCGGCTCGCCGACTTCGTGCGCGCCCGGGCCATGCGCGACCTCGCGCGCGCCGGCGTCAGCTTCCGCATGCTGCCCTTCATGGCGCACGCCAAGGCCGTGGTGGTGGACGAGCAGCTGGCGCTGTGCGGCTCGATCAACCTCGACATGCGCAGCCTGCTGCTGAACCACGAGGCGGCCGTGGTGTTCTACGGCGCCGAGCAGATCGACTGGCTCGCGCAGTGGATCGAGACCACCGCCTCGGCCGGCGAGACCTACCGTGCGCGGCGCCCCGGGCTGGTGCGGGACGTGGCGGAAGGCCTGCTGCTGACGATCGCCTTCCAGCTCTAG
- a CDS encoding glutathione S-transferase family protein yields the protein MKLFTGPLSMFGAKAQIAALEKGIAIEAVMVPFDKDDNYLPKHPEVLRVNPKRQVPVLIDGEVEVFDSTQIFEYLEDKVPEPPLWPRDVAGRARARQLEHLSDEVFFPHVIRLMGLQHDMRSEAAVTACAACSRFYEQMEERLEQADHLAGPYSFADIAFYMAQVFADRKGAGMTDATPRLLAWRERVGARPAVRAVVGPMMRFLASEGRPVPAALRSHLAPANA from the coding sequence ATGAAGCTCTTCACCGGCCCCCTCAGCATGTTCGGCGCCAAGGCGCAGATCGCGGCGCTCGAAAAAGGCATCGCGATCGAAGCCGTCATGGTGCCTTTCGACAAGGACGACAACTACCTTCCCAAGCACCCCGAGGTGCTGCGCGTCAATCCCAAGCGGCAGGTGCCCGTGCTGATCGACGGCGAGGTGGAAGTCTTCGACTCCACGCAGATCTTCGAGTACCTCGAGGACAAGGTGCCCGAGCCGCCGCTGTGGCCGCGCGACGTCGCCGGCCGCGCCCGTGCCCGCCAGCTCGAGCACCTGTCCGACGAGGTGTTCTTCCCCCACGTGATCAGGCTGATGGGCTTGCAGCACGACATGCGCAGCGAGGCGGCGGTGACGGCCTGCGCTGCCTGCTCGCGCTTCTACGAGCAGATGGAAGAGCGCCTCGAGCAAGCCGACCATCTGGCCGGCCCCTACTCCTTCGCCGACATCGCCTTCTACATGGCGCAGGTCTTCGCCGACCGCAAGGGTGCCGGCATGACGGACGCAACGCCGCGCCTGCTCGCCTGGCGCGAGCGCGTGGGCGCGCGTCCCGCGGTGCGCGCGGTGGTCGGGCCGATGATGCGCTTCCTGGCCTCGGAGGGGCGGCCCGTGCCCGCCGCCCTTCGGTCGCATCTGGCGCCTGCCAACGCGTGA
- a CDS encoding GntR family transcriptional regulator, translating to MATVNEASTDVGGSQAVKAQLRLREMVLAGELPGGTRIAEVAISEQLGVSRTPVRSALMRLEQEGLLEALPNGGYAVRTFSERDVADAIELRGTLEGLSARLAAERGAAPVLLREARACLRRIDELLREPALDDAAFSRYVEFNGQFHRLLSEMAGSPLLAQQMERVINLPFASPSAFVVVQANSPAARDMLVIAQDQHGQVLDAVENREGSRAEALMREHSRLAQRNLREALHGVHNHPLPGVQLIRRRA from the coding sequence ATGGCCACGGTCAACGAGGCTTCTACGGACGTCGGCGGCTCGCAGGCCGTGAAGGCCCAGCTGCGGCTGCGCGAGATGGTGCTGGCCGGCGAGCTGCCGGGCGGCACGCGCATCGCGGAGGTGGCGATCTCGGAGCAGCTGGGCGTCTCGCGCACGCCGGTGCGCAGCGCGCTCATGCGCCTCGAGCAGGAAGGACTGCTCGAAGCCCTGCCCAATGGCGGCTACGCGGTGCGCACCTTCTCGGAACGCGACGTTGCCGATGCCATCGAGCTGCGCGGCACGCTCGAAGGCCTGTCGGCGCGGCTGGCGGCCGAGCGCGGCGCGGCGCCCGTGCTGCTGCGCGAGGCGCGCGCCTGCCTGCGGCGCATCGACGAGCTGCTGAGGGAGCCTGCGCTCGACGACGCCGCCTTCTCGCGCTATGTCGAGTTCAACGGGCAGTTCCATCGGCTGCTGTCGGAGATGGCCGGCAGCCCGCTGCTCGCGCAGCAGATGGAGCGCGTGATCAACCTTCCCTTCGCGTCGCCCTCCGCTTTCGTGGTGGTGCAAGCCAACTCGCCGGCCGCGCGCGACATGCTCGTGATCGCGCAGGACCAGCATGGCCAGGTGCTGGACGCGGTCGAGAACCGCGAGGGCTCGCGCGCCGAGGCGCTGATGCGCGAGCACAGCCGCCTGGCGCAGCGCAACCTGCGCGAGGCGCTGCATGGCGTGCACAACCATCCCCTGCCGGGTGTGCAACTGATCCGCCGGCGGGCCTGA
- a CDS encoding 5-methyltetrahydropteroyltriglutamate--homocysteine S-methyltransferase: MSEHARLPARYDHVGSFLRPQYLLEAREQKAKGEITPEQLRRVEDKAITEIVKFQEDIGLKSITDGEFRRTYFHIDFLEQLGGVKTDIPVTIRKPDGSEELAPPVMRVIDKVTHAKAIQLADFQYLKSQVSPGNTPKVTIPSPTMLHFRGGRAGISKEAYPELDPAFYDDVARAYGDELRSLAEAGCTYVQMDDTNLAYLCDEKMREAARQRGDDPNELPHRYAAFINKVVAQKPAGMTLAMHLCRGNFKSTHAAAGNYEPVAEALLKEMDLDAYFLEYDDARSGDFRPLRFLPKGKTVVLGLVTTKFGQLEDKDELKQRIEAAAKYVPLEQLALSPQCGFSSTVHGNKIAVEDQRSKLRLVVETAQEVWGST, from the coding sequence ATGTCCGAACACGCCCGCCTGCCTGCCCGCTACGACCACGTCGGCAGCTTCCTGCGCCCCCAGTACCTGCTCGAAGCCCGCGAGCAGAAAGCCAAGGGCGAGATCACGCCCGAACAGCTTCGCAGGGTCGAAGACAAGGCCATCACCGAGATCGTGAAGTTCCAGGAGGACATCGGTCTCAAGAGCATTACCGACGGCGAGTTCCGCCGGACCTACTTCCACATCGACTTCCTCGAGCAGCTCGGCGGCGTGAAGACCGACATCCCGGTCACGATCCGCAAGCCCGATGGCAGCGAGGAGCTCGCACCGCCGGTGATGCGCGTGATCGACAAGGTGACCCACGCCAAGGCCATCCAGCTGGCCGACTTCCAGTACCTCAAGAGCCAGGTCTCGCCCGGCAACACGCCCAAGGTCACCATCCCCTCGCCCACCATGCTGCATTTCCGCGGCGGCCGCGCCGGGATCAGCAAGGAGGCCTACCCGGAGCTCGACCCGGCCTTCTACGACGACGTGGCCCGTGCTTACGGCGACGAGCTGCGCTCGCTGGCCGAGGCCGGCTGCACCTACGTGCAGATGGACGACACCAACCTCGCCTACCTGTGCGACGAGAAGATGCGCGAGGCGGCCCGCCAGCGCGGCGACGACCCCAACGAGCTGCCGCACCGCTACGCCGCCTTCATCAACAAGGTGGTGGCGCAGAAGCCCGCGGGCATGACGCTCGCGATGCACCTGTGCCGCGGCAACTTCAAGAGCACCCATGCCGCGGCCGGCAACTACGAGCCGGTGGCCGAGGCGCTGCTCAAGGAGATGGACCTGGACGCCTACTTCCTCGAATACGACGACGCGCGCTCGGGCGACTTCCGGCCGCTGCGCTTCCTGCCCAAGGGCAAGACCGTGGTGCTGGGCCTGGTGACCACCAAGTTCGGGCAGCTGGAAGACAAGGACGAGCTCAAGCAGCGCATCGAGGCTGCCGCCAAGTACGTCCCGCTGGAGCAGCTGGCGCTGTCGCCGCAATGCGGTTTCTCCAGCACGGTGCACGGCAACAAGATCGCCGTGGAGGACCAGCGCAGCAAGCTGCGGCTGGTGGTGGAAACGGCCCAGGAGGTCTGGGGCTCGACCTGA
- a CDS encoding aromatic ring-hydroxylating dioxygenase subunit alpha: protein MSRSTSPFPLDAWYAAAYDVEIKHSLLARTVCNQKLVLYRRNDGQVAALEDACWHRLMPLSLGRLEGDELVCGYHGLVYNSQGRCTHMPSQETLNPSACVRAYPVVEKHRFVWIWPGDPAKADPALVPDMHWNDDPAWAGDGKMIRVACDYRLVVDNLMDLTHEAFVHGSSIGNRAVAEAPFVATHGDRSATVTRWMENIDPPPFWAAQIRHAHGYEGKVDRWQIIRFEGPCTVNIDVGVAAAGSGAVPREGHPGDRSGGVNGYVLNTITPETDTTCLYFWAFARNYCIGEQRLTHELREGVAGIFREDELVLEAQQRAMDERPGHEFHNLNIDAGAMWARRLIDQMIAKERPAGIPIRPVPVAERA, encoded by the coding sequence ATGAGCCGTTCCACAAGTCCTTTTCCCCTCGATGCCTGGTATGCGGCGGCCTACGACGTCGAGATCAAGCACAGCCTGCTGGCGCGTACCGTCTGCAACCAGAAGCTGGTGCTGTACCGGCGCAACGATGGCCAGGTGGCCGCGCTGGAGGACGCCTGCTGGCATCGCCTGATGCCGCTCTCCCTCGGCCGGCTGGAAGGCGACGAGCTGGTCTGCGGCTACCACGGCCTGGTCTACAACAGCCAGGGCCGCTGCACTCACATGCCGAGCCAGGAGACGCTCAACCCCTCGGCTTGCGTGCGGGCCTACCCGGTGGTGGAGAAGCATCGCTTCGTCTGGATCTGGCCCGGCGACCCTGCCAAGGCCGACCCGGCGCTGGTGCCCGACATGCACTGGAACGACGATCCGGCCTGGGCCGGCGACGGCAAGATGATCCGCGTGGCCTGCGACTACCGGCTGGTGGTCGACAACCTGATGGACCTCACGCACGAGGCCTTCGTGCACGGCTCCTCCATCGGCAACCGCGCGGTGGCCGAGGCGCCTTTCGTCGCGACGCACGGGGATCGGTCCGCCACCGTCACGCGCTGGATGGAGAACATCGACCCGCCGCCGTTCTGGGCTGCACAGATCCGGCATGCGCATGGCTACGAGGGCAAGGTCGACCGCTGGCAGATCATCCGCTTCGAGGGGCCGTGCACTGTCAATATCGACGTGGGTGTCGCCGCGGCGGGCAGCGGCGCGGTGCCGCGCGAAGGCCATCCGGGCGATCGCAGCGGGGGCGTGAACGGCTACGTGCTCAACACAATCACGCCCGAGACCGACACCACCTGCCTCTACTTCTGGGCGTTCGCACGCAATTACTGCATCGGCGAGCAGCGGCTCACGCACGAACTGCGCGAGGGCGTGGCCGGCATCTTCCGCGAGGACGAGCTGGTGCTCGAGGCGCAGCAGCGCGCGATGGACGAGCGCCCCGGGCACGAGTTCCACAACTTGAACATCGACGCCGGTGCGATGTGGGCGCGCCGGTTGATCGACCAGATGATCGCGAAGGAGCGGCCGGCTGGCATCCCGATCCGGCCGGTGCCGGTGGCGGAACGCGCGTGA
- a CDS encoding ROK family protein, with product MASKNKTHKARPKKSNDNNNNRYAPTPPSADIHGAKELPAVVVEGYSLQLRGENGFLGDRASQTAFRELLERWRRRHRKKGKPDPLGEQHSKELGKGTLDAALKAGKATEATDIVHAAIEEFAEALSEVIQSFLRQPSWKGVERIVIGGGFPESDVGERAVLQAAAILQEAKVRTELARICHEPDDAGLLGWLHLTPPELLEHYDAILALDIGGTNVRCGIVKTRRKRAADLSKAKVIRRKKWRHADDGPNRRMLVARLAEMLEEQVHYCKKAGIRLAPFVGIGCPGLIRKDGSIARGAQNMPGDWTSEHFHLPTELAKKIRTIRGVPTMVLMHNDAVVQGMSELPFMRDVKRWAVLTIGTGLGNASYTNLEPSKKQ from the coding sequence ATGGCCTCCAAGAACAAGACGCACAAGGCGCGACCGAAGAAGAGCAACGACAACAACAACAACCGATACGCGCCGACGCCGCCATCGGCCGACATTCATGGAGCGAAGGAATTGCCGGCTGTGGTGGTCGAGGGCTACAGCCTCCAGTTGCGAGGCGAGAACGGTTTCCTCGGCGACCGGGCCAGCCAGACGGCGTTCCGCGAGCTGCTGGAGCGCTGGCGCCGGCGCCATCGCAAGAAGGGCAAGCCGGATCCGCTGGGCGAGCAGCATTCCAAAGAGCTGGGGAAGGGCACGCTCGACGCGGCGTTGAAGGCAGGCAAGGCCACGGAAGCCACCGACATCGTCCATGCGGCCATCGAGGAGTTCGCCGAGGCCTTGTCTGAGGTCATCCAGAGCTTCCTTCGCCAGCCTTCGTGGAAGGGCGTCGAGCGCATCGTGATCGGCGGCGGCTTCCCGGAAAGCGACGTCGGCGAGCGCGCGGTGCTGCAGGCGGCCGCCATCCTCCAGGAAGCGAAAGTGCGGACGGAGCTCGCACGCATCTGCCACGAGCCCGACGACGCCGGGCTGCTCGGCTGGCTGCACCTCACGCCGCCCGAGCTGCTGGAGCACTACGACGCCATCCTTGCGCTCGACATCGGCGGCACCAATGTGCGCTGCGGCATCGTGAAGACGCGGCGCAAGCGGGCGGCCGACCTGTCGAAGGCGAAGGTGATTCGCCGCAAGAAGTGGCGCCATGCCGACGACGGCCCCAACCGGCGCATGCTGGTGGCACGGCTGGCCGAGATGCTCGAGGAGCAGGTCCACTATTGCAAGAAGGCGGGCATTCGCTTGGCGCCCTTCGTCGGCATCGGTTGCCCGGGGCTGATCCGCAAGGACGGCTCGATCGCGCGCGGCGCACAGAACATGCCCGGCGACTGGACCAGCGAGCACTTCCATCTGCCCACCGAACTCGCCAAGAAGATCCGGACCATCCGCGGCGTGCCGACGATGGTGCTGATGCACAACGATGCCGTGGTGCAGGGAATGAGCGAGCTGCCTTTCATGCGCGACGTGAAGCGCTGGGCGGTGCTGACCATCGGCACGGGGCTGGGTAACGCAAGCTACACCAACCTGGAGCCGTCCAAGAAGCAGTAG
- a CDS encoding ABC transporter substrate-binding protein produces MQRRHLLQAASLTALALAMPLAQAQGNTFKIGLVLPMTGQQATTGRQIEAAARLYMAQNGDTVAGRKIELIVKDDTSLPDVTKRLAQELVVNDKVNVLAGFGITPSAMATAPIATQSKTPMVVMAAATSSITEASPYIVRTSFTLPQVSVAMGDWAPKNGVKSVVTLVADYGPGNDAEKFFAERFQLNGGKVLDKLRVPLRNPDFAPFLQKVRDAKPDALFVFVPSGAGAAVMKQFIERGMDKAGIKMIATGDVTDDDQLNDMGDGALGVVTTHHYSAAHPSAANKKFVEAFQKANKNMRPNFMAIGGYDGMRVIYEALKATKGQGGGDALLAAMKGQLFESPRGQVLIDAQTRDIVQDVYLRKVEKKDGQLYNVEFDVIKAVKDPGKNKQ; encoded by the coding sequence ATGCAACGTCGCCACCTCCTGCAGGCCGCGAGCCTCACGGCCCTCGCTCTGGCCATGCCGCTGGCGCAGGCCCAGGGCAACACCTTCAAGATCGGCCTGGTGTTGCCGATGACAGGGCAGCAGGCCACCACCGGTCGCCAGATCGAGGCTGCGGCCCGGCTCTACATGGCGCAGAACGGCGACACCGTCGCGGGCAGGAAGATCGAGCTGATCGTCAAGGACGACACCAGCCTGCCCGACGTGACCAAGCGCCTGGCGCAGGAGCTGGTGGTGAACGACAAGGTCAACGTGCTGGCCGGCTTCGGCATCACGCCCTCGGCCATGGCCACCGCGCCCATCGCCACCCAGTCGAAGACACCGATGGTGGTGATGGCCGCCGCCACCTCCAGCATCACGGAGGCTTCGCCCTACATCGTGCGCACCAGCTTCACGCTGCCGCAGGTCTCGGTCGCGATGGGCGACTGGGCGCCCAAGAACGGGGTGAAGTCGGTGGTCACGCTGGTCGCCGACTACGGGCCGGGCAATGACGCCGAGAAGTTCTTCGCCGAGCGCTTCCAGCTCAACGGCGGCAAGGTGCTCGACAAGCTGCGCGTGCCGCTGCGCAACCCGGATTTCGCGCCCTTCCTGCAGAAGGTGCGCGACGCCAAGCCCGACGCGCTGTTCGTCTTCGTGCCCTCGGGCGCCGGCGCGGCGGTGATGAAGCAGTTCATCGAGCGCGGCATGGACAAGGCCGGCATCAAGATGATCGCGACCGGCGACGTGACGGACGACGACCAGCTCAACGACATGGGCGACGGTGCGCTGGGCGTGGTCACCACGCACCACTACTCGGCGGCGCACCCGTCGGCGGCCAACAAGAAGTTCGTCGAGGCCTTCCAGAAGGCCAACAAGAACATGCGTCCCAACTTCATGGCGATCGGCGGCTACGACGGCATGCGCGTGATCTACGAGGCGCTCAAGGCCACCAAGGGGCAGGGCGGCGGCGACGCGCTGCTGGCGGCGATGAAGGGCCAGCTCTTCGAGAGCCCGCGCGGCCAGGTGCTGATCGACGCGCAGACGCGCGACATCGTGCAGGACGTGTACCTGCGCAAGGTCGAGAAGAAGGACGGGCAGCTCTACAACGTCGAGTTCGACGTGATCAAGGCGGTGAAGGATCCGGGCAAGAACAAGCAGTGA